A stretch of the Thalassotalea euphylliae genome encodes the following:
- the tpx gene encoding thiol peroxidase, with the protein MKFSTLLLTSALNFAVISSACADFFTQDSLPQTDNLVKAGNKFVTLLGNQVKEGEKAPDFKVVNDSFGPVSLSDFANKPVLISVVPSLDTGVCSLQTKRFNEEVANLPSNVVMMTISNDLPFAQKRFCKTENIDKVKVLSDAVWRDFGSKYGLLIKDMGLLTRAIFIIDEQGNIAYKELVANISQHPNYDNALATLKALNSAEASTSPTSVAADGAIAGH; encoded by the coding sequence ATGAAATTTTCAACTTTACTATTAACTAGTGCATTAAATTTTGCTGTTATTTCCTCTGCTTGCGCAGATTTCTTCACGCAAGACTCACTGCCGCAAACCGACAATTTAGTCAAAGCTGGCAACAAATTTGTCACCTTATTAGGCAACCAAGTAAAAGAAGGTGAAAAAGCACCAGATTTTAAAGTGGTAAATGATTCATTTGGGCCGGTATCGTTAAGCGACTTCGCAAACAAACCGGTGCTTATTTCAGTGGTACCTAGCTTAGATACAGGCGTATGTTCATTGCAAACTAAACGCTTTAATGAAGAAGTTGCTAATTTACCTAGTAACGTGGTGATGATGACCATTAGCAACGATTTACCCTTTGCACAGAAACGTTTCTGTAAAACTGAGAACATCGACAAAGTAAAAGTGCTTTCAGACGCGGTATGGCGTGATTTTGGCAGTAAATACGGTTTACTCATTAAGGATATGGGGCTGCTAACGCGCGCAATTTTTATTATCGATGAGCAAGGTAATATCGCTTACAAAGAACTCGTTGCAAACATTTCTCAGCACCCAAATTACGACAATGCCTTGGCAACCTTAAAAGCACTAAATTCAGCAGAAGCTTCGACCTCACCAACTTCGGTTGCTGCGGACGGCGCTATCGCGGGTCACTAG